In a single window of the Sulfurimonas sp. hsl 1-7 genome:
- a CDS encoding YgiQ family radical SAM protein — MSRRNKNRNQHNQNRDTVTFKEKDFLPTTRAEMEARGWDQCDVILVSGDAYIDSPFIGVAMVGRMLERMGYRVGMIGQPDIKSDADIKRLGEPRLYWGVSGGSVDSMVSNYTATKKFRNSDDYTPGGVNNKRPDRATLVYTNLIRRYFKNTVPIVLGGIEASLRRITHYDYWQNKLKKPILFDSKADVMIYGMGEIALEQLTRAIDEGRDYRDIRGICYISKEPVHDYIQLPSHQECLDNKEKYIDMFDIFYDNNDPISANGLCEEVDGRYLIQTPPCDYLNEEEMDANSKLPFTRELHPYHRKDGKVKCLETIKFSIMTHHGCWGECNFCAIGVHQGRTIRTRSEESILGEAKDFNKYKDYKGIISDVGGPTANMYGYECNKKLKLGTCAHQRCVDANHLCSSMKVDHSRNINLLRQVREVEGVRKAFVASGVRYDLINADKKHGYSYLKEMVKHHISGQMKVAPEHTQQRVLELMGKPGKQELIDFKKMYDKLNAEEGKKQFLTYYLIAAHPGCTDKDMHELKRFTTDELQMNPEQAQVFTPTPGTYSAVMYYTEMDPVTRKKIFVEKDTKRKEKQKEIVVKKDNFRSGFAS; from the coding sequence TTGAGCAGACGTAATAAAAACCGCAATCAACACAATCAAAACAGAGATACAGTAACATTTAAAGAGAAAGATTTTTTACCGACAACCAGAGCTGAAATGGAGGCTCGCGGATGGGATCAGTGTGATGTGATCTTGGTAAGCGGGGATGCATATATTGACTCTCCGTTTATCGGTGTAGCGATGGTTGGACGTATGCTTGAGCGTATGGGTTACCGTGTTGGTATGATTGGTCAGCCAGATATTAAAAGCGATGCAGATATTAAACGTCTTGGAGAGCCACGTCTGTACTGGGGAGTAAGCGGCGGAAGCGTTGACTCTATGGTTTCAAACTATACGGCAACTAAAAAGTTCCGTAACTCAGATGACTATACACCCGGCGGTGTAAACAACAAGCGTCCTGATCGTGCGACACTTGTATATACTAACTTAATTAGACGCTATTTTAAAAATACGGTACCTATCGTACTTGGCGGGATCGAAGCGTCACTGCGCCGTATTACGCATTACGATTACTGGCAAAATAAACTAAAAAAGCCTATTTTATTTGATTCAAAAGCGGATGTTATGATCTACGGTATGGGTGAAATAGCTCTAGAGCAGCTTACTCGTGCGATCGATGAGGGACGTGACTATAGAGATATACGCGGAATTTGTTATATCTCAAAAGAGCCTGTACACGATTACATTCAACTCCCGTCACACCAAGAGTGTTTAGACAATAAAGAGAAGTACATAGATATGTTCGATATCTTTTACGATAACAACGATCCGATCTCTGCAAACGGTCTGTGTGAAGAGGTTGACGGCAGATACTTGATCCAAACCCCTCCGTGTGACTACTTAAACGAAGAGGAGATGGATGCAAACTCGAAGCTTCCATTTACAAGAGAACTTCACCCGTACCATAGAAAAGATGGAAAAGTAAAATGTTTGGAGACTATCAAGTTCTCGATCATGACTCATCACGGTTGTTGGGGTGAGTGTAACTTCTGTGCGATTGGTGTGCATCAGGGCAGAACGATTAGAACACGTTCAGAAGAGAGCATCCTAGGTGAAGCGAAAGACTTTAACAAGTACAAAGACTACAAGGGAATTATCTCAGACGTAGGTGGTCCAACGGCAAATATGTACGGTTATGAGTGTAACAAGAAGTTAAAACTCGGAACATGTGCACACCAAAGATGTGTCGATGCAAACCACCTGTGTAGCTCTATGAAAGTAGACCACAGCCGAAACATTAACCTTTTACGTCAGGTAAGAGAGGTTGAGGGTGTAAGAAAAGCGTTCGTAGCTTCGGGTGTTAGATACGACCTTATCAATGCCGATAAAAAACACGGATATTCTTACCTAAAAGAGATGGTAAAACACCACATCTCGGGTCAGATGAAAGTTGCCCCTGAGCATACACAACAACGTGTACTTGAACTTATGGGAAAACCTGGTAAGCAGGAGCTGATCGACTTTAAAAAGATGTATGACAAGCTCAATGCAGAAGAGGGGAAGAAGCAGTTCTTAACGTACTATCTCATTGCAGCACACCCTGGTTGTACAGACAAAGATATGCATGAGCTAAAACGTTTTACGACAGATGAGTTACAGATGAACCCTGAACAAGCACAGGTATTTACACCGACTCCGGGGACATACTCAGCCGTAATGTACTACACGGAAATGGACCCGGTAACTCGTAAGAAGATCTTTGTGGAAAAAGACACAAAAAGAAAAGAGAAGCAAAAAGAGATCGTTGTTAAGAAAGACAATTTTAGATCGGGGTTTGCTTCGTAA